A part of Leptospira yasudae genomic DNA contains:
- a CDS encoding FAD-binding oxidoreductase, translating to MFYTELNSKIDYSRDNLRWNAWGAYGQDFFRVGQMQEILAFLADEFKISEIRKTPPVALEEITLPKSSLSPAQIRELGKICGSKHFSTERRERVLHSAGRSYYDVLRLSFNTLKTFVDGVIYPSKESEIAKILEYCSKNNITVIPFGGGSSVVGGLEVVKGKGQKAVLSLDTTRMDSLLSLDKESYLATFQAGVYGPKLEKTLNDKGFTLGHFPQSFEYSTLGGWIAARSAGQQSNRYGKIEEILTSLKVVTPSGTVETLREPASSTGPDLNQIFAGSEGLLGIITEATIKVHKLPETRKYFGIVFPNFAAGVDFIREVNHREIPTSMIRLSDKNETRLYQTLGTLGKKNTPIRWIKNVIQNQVLRWKNLGEDKCVILLGLDGTKEDVSQNFSKIKPLIGKHKGLYAGTHLGEQWIHSRYNMPFLRNHVMENGLGVDTMETSTTYDRVLHLHKEGIASLEKSIPGSIAMCHISHSYHEGACLYYTIIFPMDEKKPADQWFKMKRMVSDTFYQNGAPISHHHGVGFDHKAWYEKATSKPALLGLRAFKKEIDKKEILNPGKVFH from the coding sequence ATGTTTTATACGGAACTCAATTCAAAGATAGACTATTCAAGGGATAACTTGAGATGGAACGCATGGGGAGCCTACGGACAAGACTTTTTCAGAGTCGGTCAAATGCAGGAAATCCTCGCCTTTCTCGCAGACGAATTCAAGATCTCCGAGATTCGAAAAACCCCTCCGGTCGCACTGGAAGAAATCACTCTTCCGAAATCCTCTTTGAGTCCCGCTCAAATCCGCGAACTTGGGAAAATCTGCGGAAGCAAACATTTCTCCACCGAACGAAGAGAAAGAGTTCTTCATTCCGCGGGAAGAAGCTATTACGACGTTCTTCGACTTTCGTTCAACACGCTCAAAACTTTCGTAGACGGAGTTATTTATCCAAGCAAAGAATCCGAGATCGCAAAAATTTTGGAATACTGCAGTAAAAACAACATCACAGTGATCCCTTTCGGTGGAGGTTCCTCCGTGGTCGGCGGTTTGGAAGTGGTGAAAGGAAAAGGACAAAAAGCGGTTCTTTCCTTGGATACGACTAGAATGGATTCTCTTTTGTCCTTGGACAAAGAAAGTTATCTCGCGACCTTTCAAGCGGGGGTTTACGGACCCAAACTCGAAAAAACGTTAAACGACAAGGGATTTACCCTCGGACATTTTCCTCAGTCTTTCGAATATTCAACGTTAGGCGGATGGATCGCCGCGAGAAGCGCCGGACAACAATCCAATCGATACGGCAAAATCGAAGAAATTCTCACCAGCTTAAAAGTCGTAACCCCTTCCGGAACGGTGGAAACGCTCCGTGAACCCGCCTCTTCCACGGGACCTGACCTGAATCAGATCTTTGCGGGAAGCGAAGGCTTGCTCGGAATCATCACCGAAGCTACGATCAAGGTTCATAAACTGCCGGAAACGAGAAAGTATTTCGGAATCGTGTTCCCGAACTTTGCCGCCGGGGTGGATTTTATCCGAGAAGTCAATCACAGGGAAATTCCGACTTCCATGATCCGCCTTTCCGACAAAAACGAAACCCGTTTGTATCAAACGTTAGGCACTCTCGGTAAGAAAAATACTCCGATCCGCTGGATCAAAAACGTCATTCAAAATCAAGTTCTACGCTGGAAGAATCTCGGTGAAGATAAATGCGTGATCCTTCTAGGACTCGACGGAACCAAAGAGGACGTTTCTCAGAATTTTTCCAAGATCAAACCTCTGATCGGAAAACATAAGGGATTGTATGCCGGAACCCATCTCGGAGAACAATGGATCCATTCCCGATACAACATGCCTTTCTTACGCAATCATGTAATGGAAAACGGCCTCGGTGTAGACACGATGGAAACTTCCACGACCTACGATCGGGTTCTGCACCTTCACAAGGAAGGAATCGCTTCTTTGGAAAAATCGATTCCCGGTTCGATCGCGATGTGTCATATCTCGCACAGCTATCACGAAGGCGCTTGTCTCTACTACACAATCATTTTCCCGATGGACGAGAAAAAACCGGCCGATCAGTGGTTTAAGATGAAACGGATGGTTTCGGATACGTTCTATCAAAACGGCGCGCCGATCTCCCATCACCACGGAGTCGGTTTCGATCATAAAGCTTGGTATGAAAAAGCGACCTCCAAACCGGCCTTACTCGGACTTCGCGCTTTCAAAAAAGAAATCGATAAAAAGGAAATTCTAAATCCGGGAAAAGTGTTTCACTGA
- a CDS encoding PP2C family protein-serine/threonine phosphatase, whose amino-acid sequence MSLPNSFKRYLRLIFDINEDRIRHEKEYMDDLHRQARFLHYPGSIIGIFVWLGFALDTDRKLHPEFPELFYFRIGLTLLSLFFLVALVIDRFFGTKIRGKGLEWAYILFLYILNATAFFTGRIADDPNYVSGLQIVVMSIVFMPFPRKFLFSVYALSIAAFLCGVLIYHPNLSTDQASYSMQNLAISYVLAAFSGFIVERYRFSNFISHFKILEKNREISENMEQIQNLKEKQDGDYFLTSLLLDPLIAKKTENGPVKIDFALNQYKKFMFREKEYELGGDYLSAYDLTLQGKKFKAFINGDAMGKSIQGAGGALVLGAVYNSVIIRSKMDPDSADRSPERWLKDCFTDLQKVFETFDGSMLVSAVLGLVEEETGTLYYLNIEHPWLILFRDGKASFIDPETHFYKLGVGGINAQVYVRLFQMKPGDRIFCGSDGKDDLILDESADGKRKINEDETEFLRRVEEAKGELSEIENLLLSVGSFSDDYSLLSIEYNGKTFKSGTGDRFSRAKRAALSKDFAGALKEYENSENEISDSPEELKLLARLLEKSGDIGGALENANRALYLDPVDHELLLYSSLLAKREYSKTKNSDLLKKAEESSERFRLRFPNHVKNLIHLADIYRLQGNRSRAKYLIERAAELEPNNERVLELQKLISS is encoded by the coding sequence ATGAGTTTGCCTAATTCTTTCAAACGATACCTGCGCCTCATATTTGACATCAATGAAGATCGAATTCGACACGAGAAAGAATATATGGATGATCTCCATAGACAGGCTCGATTTCTTCATTACCCGGGTTCCATCATCGGGATATTCGTTTGGCTCGGGTTCGCGTTAGACACCGATCGCAAGCTTCATCCCGAATTCCCGGAACTATTTTATTTCCGAATCGGCCTTACTCTTCTTAGTCTTTTTTTTCTCGTGGCACTTGTCATCGATCGTTTTTTCGGTACCAAAATTCGCGGGAAAGGATTAGAATGGGCCTACATTCTTTTTCTTTATATTTTGAATGCGACGGCCTTTTTTACGGGAAGAATCGCGGATGATCCGAATTACGTTTCCGGTTTACAGATCGTGGTCATGTCCATAGTATTCATGCCCTTTCCCCGGAAATTTTTATTTTCCGTTTACGCGCTTTCGATCGCCGCCTTTCTCTGCGGCGTTCTCATCTACCATCCGAATCTTTCCACAGACCAAGCGTCGTATTCGATGCAGAATCTTGCGATCAGTTACGTCCTCGCGGCATTCAGCGGTTTCATAGTAGAACGATATCGCTTTTCCAACTTCATCAGTCATTTTAAGATATTGGAAAAGAATCGTGAAATCTCGGAGAATATGGAGCAGATCCAAAACTTAAAGGAAAAACAAGACGGAGATTATTTTCTTACTTCTCTTCTTCTCGATCCTTTGATCGCAAAGAAGACGGAAAACGGTCCCGTCAAAATCGACTTCGCTCTCAATCAATATAAGAAATTCATGTTTCGCGAAAAGGAATACGAGCTCGGCGGAGATTATCTCAGCGCCTATGATCTCACTCTTCAAGGAAAGAAGTTCAAAGCGTTTATCAACGGAGACGCGATGGGAAAATCCATCCAAGGGGCGGGAGGAGCGCTCGTTTTGGGCGCGGTTTATAACTCGGTTATCATACGTTCCAAAATGGATCCCGATTCGGCGGACCGTTCACCGGAACGATGGCTCAAGGATTGTTTTACCGATCTTCAAAAGGTTTTCGAAACCTTCGACGGAAGCATGCTCGTTTCGGCGGTATTAGGCCTTGTGGAAGAAGAGACGGGAACATTATACTATTTGAATATAGAACATCCTTGGCTGATTCTTTTCAGAGACGGAAAAGCTTCGTTTATCGATCCCGAAACTCACTTTTATAAACTCGGCGTGGGCGGAATCAACGCGCAAGTTTACGTGCGGCTCTTTCAAATGAAACCGGGAGATCGGATTTTCTGCGGTTCGGACGGAAAAGACGATCTGATCCTGGACGAATCCGCGGATGGGAAAAGAAAGATCAACGAAGACGAAACGGAATTCTTGCGCAGAGTGGAAGAAGCAAAGGGAGAATTGTCGGAAATCGAAAATCTACTTTTATCCGTGGGAAGTTTTTCGGACGACTACAGTCTTTTATCCATCGAATACAACGGGAAAACGTTCAAATCGGGAACCGGCGATCGATTCTCCCGTGCAAAAAGAGCGGCTCTTTCCAAAGACTTTGCGGGTGCGTTGAAAGAATATGAAAATTCCGAGAACGAAATTTCCGATTCCCCCGAAGAACTCAAACTCCTCGCGAGACTGTTGGAAAAATCGGGAGATATCGGAGGCGCCTTGGAAAACGCAAATCGCGCCCTGTATCTGGACCCGGTGGATCATGAACTTCTTTTGTATTCTTCCCTTTTGGCAAAACGGGAATATTCCAAAACTAAGAACTCTGATCTTTTGAAAAAAGCGGAAGAATCGAGCGAACGATTCCGGCTTCGTTTTCCGAATCATGTCAAAAATTTAATTCATCTCGCGGATATCTATCGGCTTCAGGGCAATCGCTCCCGAGCCAAGTATTTGATCGAAAGAGCGGCCGAACTGGAACCGAACAACGAAAGAGTTTTGGAATTGCAAAAGCTGATCTCTTCTTAA
- a CDS encoding glycerol-3-phosphate dehydrogenase/oxidase — MPINKKLPSVTPRMNRSSESTVYDLLVIGGGITGAQVLWDSTLRGMKSILLEKNDYASGTSQATSKMIHGGLRYLKNFELGLVRESLRERATLARITPQAVQSMGFLVPIYSNTERLVLKAGMEMYNVLSYDRNTNLSQDRLIPKYSFLSREQTILESPTVDRENLKGSYLYYDYLNLNPERHTCEFIFSARERGAEAKNYTEAIQIVRSSDSTYTVIAKDKISGKEISFRAKTVVNAAGPWADFVESLAGAEIEKHLIRSKGIHVVTRKICGDKVFVTKKKDGTHLFVIPWRNKTIIGTTDTEYPDNPDRFRVTKKDIEELLNEVNYTYGYTDLTLEDVDFYYGGLRPLVEDPGETKSTYNASRKTEIFDHKESGFPGFFTAMGGKYTTSRAVGEAVVNKVAEYLPGTFRACETATVPPATGNYSDLSTLINELGIKFPKLKGELIENIAFRYGSQAVQILEKSSAKEEFYTLQNGEKFFESELRFIAKREDIRFATDFFFRRSGVGVPGLPEEKETSKIVRSLGKHLGWNASRVSKEIKSVEERYKIY; from the coding sequence ATGCCAATAAATAAAAAATTGCCGAGTGTGACCCCAAGAATGAACCGAAGTTCAGAATCGACCGTCTACGACCTGTTAGTGATTGGAGGCGGAATTACGGGGGCACAGGTCCTCTGGGATTCCACGTTACGAGGCATGAAATCGATACTTTTAGAAAAAAACGATTACGCTTCCGGAACAAGTCAGGCGACATCGAAGATGATTCACGGCGGCTTGCGGTATCTCAAGAATTTCGAACTAGGGCTCGTGCGTGAATCTCTTCGCGAAAGAGCGACCCTCGCCAGAATCACTCCGCAAGCGGTTCAATCCATGGGGTTTTTGGTGCCGATCTATTCGAATACGGAAAGATTGGTTTTAAAAGCCGGTATGGAGATGTACAACGTGCTTTCCTACGATCGGAATACGAATCTATCTCAGGATCGTTTGATTCCCAAATACAGCTTTCTCTCGAGAGAACAAACGATCTTAGAATCTCCCACAGTGGATCGGGAAAATCTGAAAGGTTCTTATCTTTACTATGATTATTTGAATTTGAATCCGGAACGACATACCTGCGAATTTATCTTTTCCGCGCGGGAAAGAGGGGCGGAAGCGAAGAATTATACCGAAGCGATTCAGATCGTCCGTTCCAGCGATTCTACGTATACTGTGATCGCGAAGGATAAAATTTCGGGTAAGGAAATTTCTTTTCGGGCAAAGACCGTCGTAAACGCGGCAGGACCTTGGGCCGATTTTGTGGAATCCCTTGCGGGAGCGGAGATCGAAAAACATCTGATTCGTTCCAAAGGAATTCACGTCGTTACGAGAAAAATCTGCGGAGACAAAGTCTTTGTAACCAAGAAGAAGGACGGAACCCATTTGTTCGTCATTCCCTGGAGAAACAAAACCATCATTGGAACGACCGATACGGAGTATCCCGATAATCCAGATCGATTTCGAGTCACTAAAAAAGACATCGAAGAATTGTTAAACGAAGTCAACTATACGTACGGTTATACGGACCTAACGTTGGAAGACGTGGATTTTTATTACGGCGGATTAAGACCCTTGGTGGAAGATCCGGGCGAAACCAAATCCACATACAACGCGTCCCGTAAAACGGAAATTTTCGATCACAAAGAATCCGGCTTTCCGGGCTTTTTCACGGCGATGGGAGGAAAATATACCACGAGTCGTGCGGTAGGAGAAGCCGTCGTGAATAAGGTCGCGGAATATCTTCCCGGTACGTTCCGTGCCTGCGAAACGGCAACGGTCCCTCCTGCGACCGGAAATTATTCGGACCTTTCCACGCTCATCAACGAACTTGGAATCAAATTCCCGAAATTAAAAGGAGAATTGATCGAGAACATCGCGTTTCGATACGGTTCGCAAGCCGTGCAGATATTGGAAAAAAGTTCGGCCAAAGAAGAATTCTATACCTTGCAAAACGGGGAAAAGTTCTTTGAAAGCGAATTGCGCTTTATCGCGAAACGGGAAGACATTCGTTTTGCGACCGATTTCTTTTTCCGAAGATCCGGTGTGGGCGTTCCCGGATTACCGGAAGAAAAAGAAACGTCGAAAATCGTCCGTTCTCTCGGAAAACACTTGGGCTGGAACGCGAGCCGTGTTTCCAAAGAGATCAAATCGGTCGAAGAACGTTATAAAATTTATTGA
- a CDS encoding TetR/AcrR family transcriptional regulator, with the protein MPKIVNHEKYKVEILSKCVDILARRGYSAVSMREIATELDVSTGTLYHYFATKEDIFKELVKFVLSKDIEELQLYSKGNPGQTLESRVESLFQMIQARESYFQNLLYIICDVSRLKNHEEEKTLIADAMKEYVNIITKHLGVTNPTLNRILISVILGTVVQRIVDGEAISLSDTSEIIKDFMSILLSNSFTF; encoded by the coding sequence ATGCCCAAGATAGTGAATCATGAAAAATATAAAGTGGAGATCCTATCCAAGTGCGTGGATATTCTCGCGCGAAGAGGATACTCCGCGGTTTCGATGAGAGAGATCGCGACCGAACTCGACGTTTCCACCGGAACCTTATATCACTACTTCGCAACCAAAGAGGATATATTTAAGGAATTGGTAAAGTTCGTCCTCAGCAAGGACATCGAAGAATTACAACTGTATTCCAAAGGAAATCCCGGACAAACGCTCGAATCCAGAGTGGAATCCCTTTTTCAAATGATTCAAGCGAGAGAATCATACTTTCAAAATCTTTTATATATCATCTGCGACGTTTCCCGTTTGAAAAATCACGAAGAGGAAAAAACTCTGATTGCGGACGCGATGAAGGAATACGTCAACATTATCACGAAACACTTAGGTGTTACGAATCCGACTCTCAACCGGATTTTAATCAGCGTGATTTTGGGTACGGTGGTTCAAAGAATCGTGGATGGAGAGGCGATTAGTCTTTCGGACACTTCCGAGATCATCAAGGACTTCATGTCCATCCTTCTTTCCAATTCGTTTACGTTTTAA
- a CDS encoding DUF962 domain-containing protein produces MKSVETWFNEYAESHRNPINKNIHWVCVPLIYFTVIGLLWSIPVPSFFQSVPYLNFATLALVFALAFYVRLSVTLALGMFFLSSLMIYLIVILQGTVLPIMLGTYAYGILELSITIFVLAWIGQFIGHKIEGKKPSFFKDLQFLMIGPIWLLGFVYQKLRIAY; encoded by the coding sequence ATGAAATCCGTTGAAACCTGGTTTAACGAATACGCGGAAAGCCACCGCAACCCGATCAACAAAAATATCCATTGGGTTTGCGTTCCGTTGATTTACTTTACTGTCATCGGTCTTCTTTGGTCCATTCCAGTGCCTTCTTTTTTTCAGTCCGTTCCCTACTTGAACTTTGCGACTTTGGCTCTTGTGTTTGCACTCGCTTTTTACGTAAGACTTTCCGTGACGTTGGCTCTGGGAATGTTCTTTCTCAGTTCTTTGATGATTTACCTAATCGTAATCTTGCAGGGGACCGTCCTTCCGATCATGCTCGGAACGTATGCTTACGGTATTTTAGAACTTTCAATTACGATCTTCGTTCTTGCCTGGATCGGACAGTTTATCGGTCATAAGATCGAAGGGAAAAAACCTTCCTTCTTCAAAGACCTTCAGTTTTTGATGATCGGCCCGATTTGGCTGTTGGGATTCGTTTATCAAAAACTGAGAATCGCCTATTGA
- a CDS encoding NYN domain-containing protein, with amino-acid sequence MSSQVAIDGFNLIYKFPDLEECMYQNRLSKARQGLLELLESYSKKKKKQTFHVFFDGKKEVGSEVYQENFGKLNVYFSRERKADDVIKEFVRTNVRPSEIQVVSSDKEIFFHAKKWGAHPITSEEFASLVLAEISPPKIEADSEEFKDKKLNSEEVEYWKNLFRKGR; translated from the coding sequence ATGTCTTCTCAAGTGGCAATTGACGGTTTCAATCTGATCTATAAATTTCCCGATTTGGAAGAATGTATGTATCAGAATCGGCTTTCCAAAGCCAGACAAGGACTGTTGGAATTGTTAGAATCGTATTCCAAAAAAAAGAAAAAACAAACCTTTCACGTTTTCTTCGATGGAAAGAAAGAAGTCGGTAGCGAAGTCTATCAGGAAAACTTCGGAAAACTGAACGTATATTTCAGTCGAGAAAGAAAGGCGGACGACGTGATCAAGGAATTCGTTCGAACGAACGTACGTCCATCCGAGATTCAAGTGGTCAGTTCGGATAAGGAGATTTTTTTTCACGCGAAGAAATGGGGCGCTCATCCTATCACTTCCGAAGAATTCGCATCTCTTGTACTCGCCGAAATCTCTCCTCCAAAAATCGAAGCAGACTCCGAAGAATTCAAAGATAAAAAACTGAACTCCGAAGAAGTGGAATACTGGAAAAATTTATTTAGGAAAGGCAGATAA